The Pseudomonas benzenivorans region GCCGCCGTCGTCTGGCTACTTTCTGAGCAGCAGGATGTGGATTTGTTCATTTTTTGATCGAAAATGGCGACGAGCGGTATGAGGTAGACAGGCTGTAGTCGCTTCGCCTTTGCACCAATGGGACTTTCACGCAGCATATGTGTATGCTATCAGTGATTGCATTGGTTGCGCCGGAGGGGTATATGGCCAGCATCACGATTCGTAACCTAGATGATGATCTCAAGGCGCAGCTGCGCGTTGTGGCGGCGAGTCACGGCCGTTCAATGGAGGAGGAGGCGCGCATGATCATCCGCCAAGCCCTTTCTCGTCAGGATAAGCGCGGTGGCTTGGGCAGCCGCATCCATGCCCGATTCGCAGCCGTGGGGGGGGGGGAACTGGCGCTTCCAGAGCGCAAGGATAAAGCCCGAGCAGCGAGCTTTGATGAATGATCCTGCTTGATACCAATGTATTGTCCGAACTCATGCGAGCGAAGCCAGAACCTCAGGTCTTGGCCTGGGTGGACGCGCAGTCTGTTAGCGAGTTGGTGATCTGCTCAGTCACCGTGGCCGAGATCCTGTATGGCATCGCACGGATGCCGGATGGCAAGCGCAAGCAAGGCTTGTTGGATCTGGCTTCCGCCATGTTTGATGAAGACTTTGCCGGCAACATTCTGCCTTTCGATGCGGATGCAGCAGTGCACTACGCAGAGATAGCGGCGGCCAGTGAGGCGCGGGGGAGGGTAGTGGATATGGCGGATGCGCAGATCGCGGCCATCGGCCGGTTGCATGATGCGGTAGTAGCTACGCGCAACATCCGTCATTTCGAGTCGCTCGGCGTGGAGCTGGTAGACCCTTGGAGCACCTAGAAAACAGCCCGGTAGTCGGGATGTAGTCTGTTTGTAGTCTGGAGCCAGAAACGACAAAGGGCTAGCTTTCGCTAACCCTTTGTTTTGTATGGTGGCTACACCGGGACTTGAACCTGGGACATCAGCATTATGAATGCTGCGCTCTAACCGACTGAGCTATGTAGCCAAGTGGCGCGCATTATTCGCGTCAGCGGGCTGGCTGTCAACCCTGTTTCGCGAAAATTTATGCGCGCGATCAAGCGCTTAGACGTTGAAGCGGAAGTGCATGACGTCGCCGTCCTTGACGATGTACTCCTTGCCTTCCAGGCGCCACTTGCCAGCTTCCTTGGCGCCGGCTTCGCCCTTGTACTGGATGAAGTCGTCGTAGGCGATGACTTCGGCGCGGATGAAGCCCTTCTCGAAGTCGGTGTGGATCACGGCGGCGGCCTGGGGGGCGGTGGCGCCGATGCGTACGGTCCAGGCGCGCACTTCCTTGACCCCGGCGGTGAAGTAGGTCTGCAGGTTGAGCAGCTCGTAGCCGGCGCGGATCACTCGGTTGAGGCCGGGCTCTTCCAGGCCCAGGGACTCGAGGAACATGTCCTTCTCCTCGCCGTCTTCCAGTTCGGCGATCTCCGCCTCGATCTTGTTGCACACCGGCACGACCACTGCGCCTTCCTCGGCGGCGATGGCGTTGACCACGTCGAGCAGCGGGTTGTTGTCGAAGCCGTCCTCGGCGACGTTGGCGATGTACATCACCGGCTTGCTGGTCAGCAGATGGAAGCCCTTGACCAGCTGCTTCTCGTCGTCGGCCAGGGTCTTCATCAGGGTGCGGGCCGGCTTGCCCTCGCTGAAGTGGGGGATCAGCTTCTCCAGCAGGGCCTTCTGTGCCACGGCTTCCTTGTCGCCGCCCTTGGCGTTGCGCTGGACCTTCTGCAGCTGCTTCTCGCAGCTGTCGAGGTCGGCGAAGATCAGCTCCAGCTCGATGATCTCGATGTCGCGCTTGGGGTCGACGGTGTTGGCCACGTGGATCACGTTGTCGTCCTGGAAGCAGCGCACCACGTGGGCGATGGCGTCGGTCTCGCGGATATTGGCGAGGAACTTGTTGCCCAGACCCTCGCCCTTGGAGGCGCCGGCGACCAGGCCGGCGATGTCGACGAACTCCATGGTGGTGGGGATCACCCGCTCCGGCTTGACGATGGCCGCCAGGGCGTCCAAGCGCGCATCGGGCATGGGCACGATGCCGCTGTTCGGCTCGATGGTGCAGAAGGGGAAGTTCTCCGCGCTGATCCCGGCTTTGGTCAGGGCATTGAACAGGGTGGACTTGCCGACGTTGGGCAGGCCGACGATGCCGCAGTTGAATCCCATGGTGTGTTCCTCGCGGAGGTGAATTCGGTGGAGAGAGGGTCAGGCTTTCTGGCTGTGCAGTTGTTGCATGGCCTTGGACCAGTCGCCGGCGAGCATTTGCGGTAGCACGCCGAGGGCGAAATCGATGCTGGTATCGAGCAGCTCCTGCTCGCTGCGCGGGGCGCGGCCGAGCACGTAGCCGGAGACCATGCTGCTGTGCCCGGGGTGGCCGATGCCGAGCCGCAGGCGGAAGAAATTATTCTGATTGCCGAGCTGGGCGATGATGTCGCGCAGCCCGTTATGGCCACCGTGCCCGCCACCCTGTTTGAGTTTGGCGACGCCGGGGGGCATGTCGAGTTCGTCGTGAGCCACCAGAATCGCTTCCGCTGGGATGCGGAAGAATTTCGCCAGCGCCGCCACGGACTGGCCGCTGCGGTTCATGTAGGTGGTGGGGATCAGCAGACGAACGTCGCGGCCCTGGTGGCTGAACTTGCCCACCAGGCCGAAATACTTGCGATCGACGCTCAGGTTGGCGCCCTGGCTGGCTGCCAGGCGCTCAACGAAAAGGGCCCCTGCATTGTGCCGGGTCTGGTCGTATTCGGGGCCGGGGTTACCCAGGCCGACGATCAGTTGTACGGCAGTCATGTCAGGAGCCCTTTCGTGAAAATAGCCCGGCCACCGAAGTGAGCGGGCTGTTTTCGGCAGTGCGAGTATTACTCGGCAGCGCCTTCACCTTCTTCGCTTTCTGCTTCGCTTTCTTCCTTCACGACGCGGGAAGCGTGGATGTTGGCCACGGCCAGGTCGTTACCGTGAGCCAGTGCCACCAGCTCGACGCCCTTCGGCAGGCTCAGGTCGGACAGGTGTACGACTTGGCCCAGCTCGACCTTGGCCAGATCGACTTCGATGAACTCCGGCAGGTCCTTCGGCAGGCAGGAAACTTCCACTTCCACCAGGGTGTGGGAGATTTCGCCGCCGCCTTGCTTGACGCCAACTGCGGTTTCTTCGTTGAGGAAGTGCAGCGGAACGTGGGCGGTCAGCTTCTGGCCGGCGATCACGCGCTGGAAGTCGG contains the following coding sequences:
- a CDS encoding FitA-like ribbon-helix-helix domain-containing protein → MASITIRNLDDDLKAQLRVVAASHGRSMEEEARMIIRQALSRQDKRGGLGSRIHARFAAVGGGELALPERKDKARAASFDE
- a CDS encoding type II toxin-antitoxin system VapC family toxin, translated to MILLDTNVLSELMRAKPEPQVLAWVDAQSVSELVICSVTVAEILYGIARMPDGKRKQGLLDLASAMFDEDFAGNILPFDADAAVHYAEIAAASEARGRVVDMADAQIAAIGRLHDAVVATRNIRHFESLGVELVDPWST
- the ychF gene encoding redox-regulated ATPase YchF, with the protein product MGFNCGIVGLPNVGKSTLFNALTKAGISAENFPFCTIEPNSGIVPMPDARLDALAAIVKPERVIPTTMEFVDIAGLVAGASKGEGLGNKFLANIRETDAIAHVVRCFQDDNVIHVANTVDPKRDIEIIELELIFADLDSCEKQLQKVQRNAKGGDKEAVAQKALLEKLIPHFSEGKPARTLMKTLADDEKQLVKGFHLLTSKPVMYIANVAEDGFDNNPLLDVVNAIAAEEGAVVVPVCNKIEAEIAELEDGEEKDMFLESLGLEEPGLNRVIRAGYELLNLQTYFTAGVKEVRAWTVRIGATAPQAAAVIHTDFEKGFIRAEVIAYDDFIQYKGEAGAKEAGKWRLEGKEYIVKDGDVMHFRFNV
- the pth gene encoding aminoacyl-tRNA hydrolase, producing the protein MTAVQLIVGLGNPGPEYDQTRHNAGALFVERLAASQGANLSVDRKYFGLVGKFSHQGRDVRLLIPTTYMNRSGQSVAALAKFFRIPAEAILVAHDELDMPPGVAKLKQGGGHGGHNGLRDIIAQLGNQNNFFRLRLGIGHPGHSSMVSGYVLGRAPRSEQELLDTSIDFALGVLPQMLAGDWSKAMQQLHSQKA
- a CDS encoding 50S ribosomal protein L25/general stress protein Ctc; protein product: MTEFALNAEVRSDLGKGASRRLRRNASLVPAVIYGGEKAPQSISLLAKDFAKLLENEAAFSHVLTLNVAGTNESVLIKALQRHPAKGFVLHADFQRVIAGQKLTAHVPLHFLNEETAVGVKQGGGEISHTLVEVEVSCLPKDLPEFIEVDLAKVELGQVVHLSDLSLPKGVELVALAHGNDLAVANIHASRVVKEESEAESEEGEGAAE